The following are from one region of the Paraglaciecola sp. L1A13 genome:
- a CDS encoding reprolysin-like metallopeptidase: MQVVNRQIINKITQRIMFVVMSGFSALNINNAFAEITWVESAQSKSVTTLNPEKVIASKGAYQSIDSDSLAQHFGDKSSTITLAVPLPDGTFADFTLTPSTVMSQKLADRYPQFMSYNAVQVNAAQNIGRFSLTHKGLTGIFRQQNQWVLLSPLYENNASQYISYYYSDSEGESLLPLGVNDALLSPAVSSDDTNLQLTTAQKTTGDTLTTYRLALSATAEYTAEVGGTKADAVAEMITLVNRVNQILLVDTAIQFELVDNDDIIFTDPDTDPYSDSDANADIETNQQVIDDAVGSDNYDIGHLLATNPGGLAYVGVVCLSAYKAQGYTGNTNPQGERFYIDLVIHELGHQLDAEHSFNAQDLDSCDEEQRSSFSAFEPGSGSTIMSYAGICSTQNIQNNSSPYFHAGSVEQIRDYVETGRGRLCGTTTSLTNSAPSLTLTNDNYTIPANTPFLLDVEADDSDLLTYTWEQIDVGGVDGGTANASEMASDNGANPLFRSYAAVSDSYRYFPALADVLNDTVSFGEAYATTNRELNFRVTVKDNKGGVNTADVSLDVVDTGTEFTVNQPNASSVWQGNIAQTISWNTALTENAPISCQFVDITADLDGDSVFDSTLASNAANDGEHVIFSPNTNTTNARVKISCVDNVFYAVNPANFTINQGDTSVAPIIDGQSILTVDEDTSITITLDNLQVTDPDSSYPDNFTLSLEAGADYSLENNITVVPDSNFNGELSISVTVNDGIEDSNSFALVLSVNPINDAPEANDDSETVEQDSATTLINVLGNDIDIDGDTLSISDISYIGNGTASISGDQISYQPSAAFSGTESLTYIASDGSSTSSATLSITVSATSTTPVTSSNSGGGSLGFFWIWFLGAIAYIRQSQIRLN, from the coding sequence ATGCAAGTAGTAAATAGACAAATTATCAATAAAATCACTCAACGTATTATGTTCGTCGTGATGTCAGGCTTTAGTGCCTTAAATATCAATAATGCATTCGCTGAAATAACATGGGTTGAATCCGCACAAAGTAAATCAGTTACCACTTTAAATCCCGAAAAAGTTATTGCATCTAAGGGGGCTTATCAAAGTATTGACAGTGATAGCCTTGCGCAACATTTCGGTGATAAAAGCAGCACAATCACCTTAGCCGTTCCATTGCCTGATGGCACTTTCGCTGATTTCACTCTAACGCCATCAACGGTTATGTCCCAAAAGTTAGCCGACCGTTATCCACAATTTATGTCTTATAATGCAGTTCAAGTTAATGCGGCACAAAATATTGGACGTTTTAGCCTGACACATAAAGGACTCACAGGTATTTTCCGTCAGCAAAATCAATGGGTATTATTGTCTCCTTTGTATGAAAACAATGCGAGCCAATACATTAGTTACTATTATTCAGATTCTGAAGGGGAAAGCTTACTTCCACTTGGTGTTAATGATGCTTTACTCTCTCCAGCCGTCTCATCTGATGACACGAACCTCCAGTTAACTACAGCACAAAAAACCACTGGTGATACTCTTACGACATACCGCTTAGCGTTAAGCGCAACGGCAGAATATACCGCTGAGGTGGGCGGCACAAAAGCGGATGCCGTCGCTGAAATGATTACACTGGTTAATCGGGTCAATCAAATTTTGTTGGTCGATACCGCCATTCAATTCGAGCTAGTAGATAACGATGACATCATTTTTACCGACCCCGACACAGACCCTTATTCCGATAGTGATGCCAACGCTGATATTGAAACGAATCAACAGGTGATAGACGATGCTGTTGGCAGTGATAACTATGATATTGGTCACTTACTTGCCACTAACCCAGGCGGTTTAGCCTACGTGGGTGTGGTGTGCCTAAGCGCTTACAAAGCACAAGGTTATACAGGAAATACCAATCCTCAAGGCGAACGTTTTTATATAGATTTAGTTATTCATGAATTGGGTCATCAACTTGATGCCGAACACTCTTTTAACGCTCAGGATTTAGACTCTTGTGACGAGGAGCAGCGCAGCAGTTTCAGCGCATTCGAACCCGGCAGCGGTTCAACCATCATGTCGTATGCAGGTATCTGCTCCACTCAAAATATACAAAATAACAGTTCTCCTTATTTTCATGCAGGCTCAGTGGAACAAATTCGTGACTATGTAGAAACGGGGCGCGGCCGTTTATGCGGCACCACCACCAGTCTAACGAATTCAGCACCAAGTCTCACATTAACAAATGATAACTACACGATCCCTGCCAACACTCCTTTTTTACTAGACGTAGAAGCCGATGACAGTGACCTATTGACCTACACTTGGGAGCAAATCGATGTCGGAGGGGTTGATGGCGGTACCGCCAATGCCAGTGAAATGGCCAGCGACAATGGTGCTAATCCATTATTTCGTTCATATGCTGCTGTAAGTGACAGTTATCGATATTTCCCTGCATTGGCCGATGTTTTGAATGACACAGTGAGTTTTGGTGAAGCGTATGCCACTACCAATCGTGAATTAAATTTCCGCGTGACCGTTAAGGATAATAAAGGCGGGGTAAATACCGCTGATGTATCGCTTGATGTTGTAGACACCGGCACTGAATTTACAGTGAATCAACCTAATGCTAGCAGTGTTTGGCAGGGCAATATCGCCCAAACTATCAGCTGGAACACAGCATTGACTGAAAACGCGCCCATCAGTTGTCAATTCGTCGATATTACTGCCGATTTAGACGGCGATAGTGTTTTTGACAGTACACTTGCCAGTAATGCCGCCAATGACGGTGAACACGTCATCTTTTCACCGAATACGAATACCACCAATGCACGAGTCAAAATCAGCTGTGTAGACAATGTATTTTACGCCGTCAACCCAGCCAACTTCACAATTAACCAAGGCGACACTTCGGTTGCGCCAATCATTGATGGTCAATCAATATTGACCGTTGATGAAGATACCAGTATCACCATTACCTTGGATAATTTACAGGTTACCGACCCCGACTCTTCGTATCCCGACAACTTCACATTGAGCTTAGAAGCTGGGGCAGATTACAGCTTAGAAAATAACATCACAGTCGTACCCGATAGCAATTTTAACGGCGAATTGTCAATCTCGGTTACCGTTAACGATGGCATCGAAGATTCAAATTCATTTGCACTTGTGCTTAGTGTAAATCCAATTAATGATGCGCCAGAGGCAAATGACGATAGCGAAACCGTTGAACAAGACAGTGCTACCACGCTGATAAATGTGCTAGGTAACGACATAGATATTGACGGCGATACATTGAGCATCAGTGATATTAGTTACATCGGCAACGGTACTGCAAGCATAAGTGGCGATCAAATTAGCTATCAACCTAGTGCTGCTTTCTCAGGGACCGAAAGTCTAACGTATATTGCCAGTGATGGCAGTTCAACCAGTAGTGCCACTTTAAGCATAACGGTTTCAGCTACATCAACAACACCTGTTACCTCTAGTAACTCTGGGGGGGGGTCGCTAGGTTTTTTCTGGATTTGGTTCCTTGGTGCAATAGCATATATACGCCAATCTCAAATTAGGCTTAACTGA
- a CDS encoding MBL fold metallo-hydrolase, with protein MQPISSKLILLVISLLTFSNFASSYEIETLEGGLYRFIDDRHRSVFMITKQGALITDPLNTAAATWLKAQIKSRFNVPIKYVVYSHNHSDHIYGAEVFNDPKTIFVAHKLAAQDIHNTSANTVAPDLTFDDEMRLNIGTQSVRLNYHGPNDGRGSISMLFEQQKLLFVVDWIIVGRMPWQKLWSYDIQGMINSTQTVLTYDFTTFVGGHADVGNKQDVAHYLRYLNQLYSQVTAGALAGKSLADIQKSVDLREFSDLANYEQWLPLNIEGVYERLMEESGMGWRPDISRP; from the coding sequence ATGCAACCCATTTCCTCGAAACTTATTTTGCTAGTAATAAGCCTACTAACCTTCTCAAACTTTGCCTCAAGTTATGAAATTGAAACCTTAGAGGGCGGTCTTTACCGATTTATTGATGATCGACATCGCTCTGTTTTTATGATCACCAAACAAGGTGCACTTATTACAGATCCACTGAATACGGCTGCTGCCACTTGGTTAAAAGCACAAATAAAATCTCGCTTTAACGTGCCCATTAAATACGTTGTATATAGTCACAATCATTCTGATCATATATATGGTGCTGAAGTGTTTAACGATCCCAAAACTATATTTGTTGCGCACAAACTTGCAGCTCAAGATATTCATAACACCAGCGCCAATACCGTTGCCCCAGACTTGACGTTTGATGATGAAATGCGCTTGAATATTGGCACGCAAAGCGTTCGTCTCAACTATCATGGACCCAATGATGGTAGAGGCTCTATAAGTATGCTGTTCGAACAGCAAAAATTACTCTTCGTTGTGGATTGGATAATCGTGGGTCGGATGCCTTGGCAAAAACTATGGAGCTACGATATTCAGGGAATGATAAACTCCACGCAAACGGTATTAACGTATGACTTTACTACCTTTGTCGGCGGCCATGCTGATGTTGGCAACAAACAAGACGTGGCACATTATTTGCGATATTTGAATCAGCTATATAGTCAGGTCACAGCTGGCGCACTAGCAGGTAAATCATTAGCAGACATTCAAAAATCCGTCGATTTAAGGGAATTTAGTGATCTAGCAAACTATGAACAGTGGTTGCCGCTAAACATTGAAGGTGTTTATGAGCGTTTAATGGAAGAATCAGGTATGGGTTGGCGTCCAGATATTTCTCGACCGTAA
- a CDS encoding FKBP-type peptidyl-prolyl cis-trans isomerase codes for MQDEVKITDVTEGSGKAVERGALITVHYRGYLEDGSEFDSSYKNDAPFQIVLSNKRVIQGWILGLKGMKEGGKRKLWVPASLAYGERQIGNMIPPNANLTFEIELLEVLTRD; via the coding sequence ATGCAAGATGAAGTGAAAATTACCGACGTAACAGAAGGTAGCGGAAAAGCTGTAGAGCGTGGTGCACTCATCACCGTGCACTATCGCGGTTATCTTGAAGATGGTAGCGAGTTTGACTCGTCATATAAAAATGATGCGCCATTTCAAATTGTGTTGAGCAACAAGCGGGTTATCCAAGGTTGGATACTAGGTCTTAAAGGTATGAAAGAAGGTGGTAAACGTAAATTGTGGGTGCCAGCATCTCTTGCTTATGGTGAGCGTCAAATTGGCAATATGATCCCGCCTAACGCCAATTTAACCTTTGAAATCGAATTACTAGAAGTGCTAACACGGGATTAA
- a CDS encoding LysE family translocator — protein MTFEILSALILFAFVSSITPGPNNLMLMASGANYGVKRTLPHMLGVASGFTLMVVLVGLGIMQLFDMFPITYHILKIVSVSYLLYLAYKIATSSNASKDKSADAKPMTFLQAVMFQWVNPKAWTMALTAISVYAPSKSAMAVLMVAGVFGSVNLPCISGWTVLGQKIQSLLTNNKRLRIFNYTMAGLLVTSMYPVFL, from the coding sequence ATGACCTTCGAAATACTCAGTGCGTTAATACTTTTTGCCTTTGTGTCATCAATTACCCCTGGGCCGAATAACCTTATGTTAATGGCGTCGGGTGCAAATTATGGCGTAAAGCGTACCTTGCCGCATATGCTGGGAGTAGCATCTGGCTTTACCTTAATGGTGGTTTTAGTTGGGCTGGGGATTATGCAATTATTCGACATGTTTCCAATTACCTATCATATTTTGAAAATAGTCAGTGTCAGCTATTTATTATATTTAGCTTACAAAATAGCTACTTCGTCTAATGCATCTAAAGATAAATCCGCGGATGCGAAACCTATGACCTTTTTACAAGCAGTCATGTTTCAGTGGGTTAATCCTAAAGCATGGACAATGGCGTTAACTGCAATCAGTGTTTATGCGCCATCGAAAAGTGCTATGGCGGTGCTAATGGTGGCGGGAGTATTTGGGTCGGTGAATCTTCCATGTATTAGCGGCTGGACGGTTTTAGGGCAAAAAATTCAAAGCTTGTTGACCAACAATAAACGTTTAAGGATATTCAATTACACTATGGCCGGATTATTGGTTACGTCTATGTATCCGGTATTTTTATAG
- a CDS encoding Lrp/AsnC family transcriptional regulator, producing MIKKDNYNKRILQELSQHGRIANTELAEKIGLSPSACLRRVQELENSGVIKGYRAILDSELLGNGFIAYVTVGLGEHTKGSQDAFEQAIANADEVKECHNVTGSFEYILRVETSNLKTYKTFHTDILGTLPQVSTITTHVVMDSPKDQRA from the coding sequence ATGATCAAAAAAGATAATTATAACAAACGAATATTGCAAGAGCTTAGTCAACATGGGCGTATCGCCAATACTGAACTGGCTGAAAAAATTGGTTTATCCCCATCAGCTTGTTTACGAAGAGTTCAGGAGTTAGAAAACAGCGGTGTTATAAAAGGTTATCGTGCCATTCTAGACAGTGAATTATTAGGCAACGGTTTTATCGCATACGTAACGGTCGGTTTAGGAGAGCACACTAAAGGCTCGCAAGATGCGTTCGAACAAGCGATCGCTAACGCAGATGAAGTTAAGGAGTGTCATAACGTCACCGGATCCTTCGAATATATTTTACGAGTCGAAACTTCCAATTTGAAAACTTACAAGACCTTTCACACAGACATACTCGGTACCCTGCCCCAAGTGAGTACCATCACTACGCACGTCGTAATGGACTCACCCAAAGACCAACGGGCATAG
- a CDS encoding M12 family metallopeptidase, whose protein sequence is MSKCEHDTPKYCDLPLVMPRKLAPDLDQNRESLVRYIEKKWVNHTVLHYYFMQNRNDLAAPAVQLQAVRDAFDEWKGLGLGLEFIEVAQAVDAEFRIGFAPGSSWSYVGRDCIDLVPNHEQQTMNFGWDLTTAYGHDTALHEIGHAMGFPHEHQNHKAGIVWNEEAVYAAFAGSPNFWERDKTYHNIIRKLSSQDATGSSWDRDSIMHYQFQAGLILQPPGYENRPLIPAPGLSEMDKQEARKFYPGNIQIQWPQLVPFLSHKLDMKPGEQLDFIIEPKISRTYNIQTFGTMDTVIVLFEDDDSEPIFLAGDDDSGSNYNSKITLRLINGRHYYLRLRLYSEGTSGEGGIMLW, encoded by the coding sequence ATGAGTAAATGTGAGCACGACACGCCCAAATATTGTGATCTACCGCTGGTAATGCCACGAAAGCTAGCGCCAGATCTTGATCAAAACCGCGAATCTTTAGTGCGTTATATCGAGAAAAAATGGGTTAACCATACGGTTTTACATTATTATTTCATGCAAAATAGAAACGACTTAGCCGCGCCTGCAGTGCAATTACAAGCGGTCAGAGACGCCTTTGATGAATGGAAAGGCTTAGGTCTCGGTTTAGAATTTATAGAAGTTGCACAAGCAGTTGATGCAGAATTTAGAATCGGTTTTGCGCCCGGAAGTTCTTGGTCATATGTCGGTCGTGACTGCATAGATTTAGTACCAAATCACGAGCAACAAACCATGAACTTTGGTTGGGATTTAACCACTGCATATGGCCACGATACCGCTTTACATGAAATTGGCCACGCCATGGGATTCCCCCATGAACATCAAAACCACAAGGCAGGTATCGTCTGGAACGAAGAAGCTGTGTATGCAGCTTTTGCCGGGTCACCAAATTTTTGGGAAAGGGACAAAACCTACCATAATATTATTCGTAAGCTATCCTCTCAAGATGCAACTGGTTCGTCTTGGGACAGAGACTCAATCATGCATTACCAGTTTCAAGCTGGTTTGATATTACAACCCCCTGGCTATGAAAATCGTCCGTTGATACCGGCACCCGGTTTATCCGAAATGGATAAACAAGAAGCACGCAAGTTTTACCCTGGCAATATTCAAATTCAATGGCCTCAGTTAGTACCATTCTTATCCCATAAGCTGGATATGAAACCGGGGGAGCAATTAGATTTTATCATAGAACCGAAAATCAGCCGAACGTATAACATTCAGACCTTTGGCACTATGGATACCGTCATTGTGCTTTTTGAAGATGATGATAGTGAGCCGATATTTTTAGCCGGTGACGACGATAGCGGCTCAAACTACAATTCGAAAATCACGTTACGTCTAATAAATGGTCGACATTATTATTTACGTTTAAGGTTATATAGCGAAGGTACATCAGGCGAAGGAGGAATAATGCTATGGTAA
- a CDS encoding SGNH/GDSL hydrolase family protein, which produces MLYQVASVLLSPIFFMQGKYVRRVTPKLPEPDGPRHGVVGLGIPISLLVIGDSAAAGVGVEYQQHALAGNILNILGSRYEISWKLMAKTGDTSTQLLDKIRHSKPGETFDTVIISVGVNDVTGLTSAKSWTNNLDLIAQALHEKFAAKRILFSSLPPMHLFPALPHPLRWWLGTRAKQLNELAKQFCKQTPNCTFISVPYPLDQRFVAADGFHPGAPAYQLWGEYLAEIMHEQLTTNI; this is translated from the coding sequence ATGCTTTACCAAGTTGCCTCTGTTTTACTCAGCCCAATATTTTTCATGCAAGGTAAATATGTCAGACGCGTGACCCCAAAACTACCCGAGCCAGATGGTCCGCGACATGGGGTGGTGGGTCTTGGCATACCCATATCTTTACTTGTTATTGGAGACTCAGCGGCAGCAGGTGTTGGGGTTGAATATCAACAACACGCATTAGCGGGCAACATACTCAACATACTTGGCTCACGCTATGAAATATCATGGAAGCTCATGGCCAAGACTGGTGATACGTCTACTCAATTATTGGATAAAATCCGCCACTCAAAGCCAGGCGAAACCTTTGACACCGTCATCATATCAGTTGGTGTAAACGATGTTACAGGGCTGACTTCAGCCAAAAGCTGGACAAACAACCTGGATTTAATCGCCCAAGCCTTACACGAAAAATTCGCTGCGAAACGGATATTATTCTCAAGCTTACCTCCCATGCATTTATTCCCCGCGCTACCCCATCCCCTTCGATGGTGGTTGGGCACCAGAGCTAAGCAGTTAAATGAATTGGCGAAGCAATTTTGTAAGCAAACCCCGAACTGCACATTCATCAGTGTACCCTACCCGCTGGATCAAAGATTTGTAGCCGCTGACGGATTCCACCCAGGTGCCCCCGCTTATCAATTGTGGGGTGAATATCTTGCTGAAATAATGCACGAACAATTAACTACAAACATATGA
- a CDS encoding shikimate kinase has protein sequence MKKQTDAPIRIVIFGNSGSGKSTLAQRIGKELNIGHLDLDTVAWLPTEIPERAAIIDSMCSVNAFIDTQYNWVIEGCYGDLLENVLGQASLVIFTDLPVGACIENARNRPWEPHKYSSEEAQNANLSMLVDWISQYYVRTDTFSYAAHNMLFNAYQGVKKRIRQNPADLVLLKIEN, from the coding sequence ATGAAAAAGCAGACTGACGCGCCAATACGTATCGTAATTTTTGGCAATTCGGGCTCGGGTAAATCAACGTTAGCTCAGCGTATTGGCAAAGAGTTGAACATTGGCCACCTAGATTTAGATACTGTGGCTTGGCTACCCACAGAAATTCCAGAACGCGCCGCTATCATTGACTCAATGTGCAGTGTTAATGCCTTTATAGATACCCAGTACAATTGGGTAATTGAAGGGTGCTACGGGGATTTGCTGGAAAATGTATTAGGCCAAGCTAGTCTGGTAATTTTTACTGATTTGCCTGTAGGAGCGTGTATTGAAAATGCGCGCAATCGGCCATGGGAACCACATAAATATTCATCAGAAGAAGCCCAAAACGCCAATTTATCTATGCTGGTGGATTGGATAAGCCAATATTATGTCCGCACTGACACCTTCTCTTATGCTGCACATAATATGTTGTTTAATGCCTATCAAGGTGTAAAAAAACGTATCCGCCAAAATCCTGCAGACTTGGTGCTATTAAAGATAGAAAATTAA
- a CDS encoding aspartate carbamoyltransferase yields the protein MKFEGSHILSVNQFDRESIERVFDVANQMAPYAKRQKRTTVLDGAILGNLFFEPSTRTRVSFGTAFNLLGGDVRETTGMSNSALAKGESLYDTARVLSGYSDIIAMRHPDSGSVAEFAQGSRVPVINGGDGANEHPTQALLDLYTIQKELLYHGGNIDGLHIAMIGDLKYGRTVHSLSKLLCLFKNVRFTLISPKELAMPDSILNAIENAGHKYTMSETLEGNFDADICYQTRVQEERFDSQEEANLYRGKFRLNQQIYTKHFQSKTVIMHPLPRDSRMEANELDNDLNMNPNLAIFRQTDNGVLVRMALFALTLGVQNIVSKFDKEVHWYSGH from the coding sequence ATGAAATTCGAAGGTAGTCATATTCTTTCCGTTAATCAGTTCGATCGTGAGTCGATAGAACGTGTGTTCGATGTAGCTAATCAAATGGCGCCCTACGCTAAGCGTCAAAAGCGCACTACAGTGTTAGACGGCGCAATTTTAGGTAACTTATTTTTTGAACCCAGCACCCGTACTCGCGTTAGCTTTGGCACCGCATTTAACTTACTCGGTGGTGATGTACGTGAAACGACAGGTATGAGCAATTCAGCTCTTGCTAAAGGTGAATCTCTGTATGATACCGCGCGAGTATTAAGTGGGTATTCTGACATAATCGCTATGCGTCATCCTGATTCAGGCTCGGTTGCTGAATTCGCCCAAGGTAGCCGCGTACCTGTTATTAACGGAGGAGACGGCGCCAATGAGCATCCCACTCAAGCATTACTCGATTTGTATACCATTCAAAAAGAATTGCTTTACCACGGTGGCAATATAGATGGTTTGCACATCGCAATGATTGGTGATCTCAAATACGGACGAACCGTGCACTCCTTATCTAAATTACTATGCCTGTTTAAAAATGTACGCTTCACCCTAATATCTCCTAAAGAACTAGCTATGCCGGATTCAATACTCAATGCCATTGAAAACGCTGGGCACAAGTACACTATGAGTGAAACGTTAGAAGGTAACTTCGACGCAGATATTTGTTATCAAACTCGCGTTCAAGAAGAACGCTTTGACTCGCAAGAAGAAGCCAACTTATACCGCGGAAAATTTCGCTTAAATCAGCAAATTTATACCAAACATTTTCAGTCTAAAACAGTGATCATGCATCCACTGCCCAGAGATTCACGTATGGAGGCAAACGAGTTAGACAATGATTTAAATATGAACCCTAACTTGGCTATTTTCCGCCAAACTGACAATGGCGTATTGGTGCGCATGGCCCTGTTTGCCCTGACACTTGGGGTGCAAAACATTGTTAGTAAATTCGATAAAGAAGTTCATTGGTATAGTGGCCACTAA
- the hemL gene encoding glutamate-1-semialdehyde 2,1-aminomutase — MQKSEQLFARAQKHIPGGVNSPVRAFKAVGGTPPFIEKADGPYLYDVDGKQYIDYVLSWGPMVLGHNNSVIRQAVIDAAQNGLSFGAPTEAEVIIADLVSELVPSMEMLRMVNSGTEATMSAIRLARGYTNRDKILKFEGCYHGHADALLVKAGSGALTFGVPSSPGIPADFAKHTLTMEYNNIDSVVQAFEQYPDDIACIIVEPVAGNMNCIPPVDGFLQGLRDVCDKYGAVLIFDEVMTGFRVALGGAQEKYNIVPDLTCLGKVIGGGMPVGAFGGKREIMQQIAPSGPVYQAGTLSGNPVAMAAGLASLNQVKKPGLYDELSEATKTLAEGIKAIATRHGIPMSINYAGSMFGLFFTDVERVTNYQQAINCNTEQFNHFYHGMLENGVYLAPASYEAGFVSTQHSPEIIQQTLDIADKVLADVAKKFG; from the coding sequence ATGCAAAAATCAGAACAGTTATTCGCCCGCGCCCAAAAACACATCCCTGGTGGTGTTAATTCTCCCGTACGTGCATTTAAAGCGGTAGGTGGCACCCCTCCTTTTATTGAGAAGGCTGATGGACCTTACTTATATGATGTCGATGGCAAACAGTATATTGACTATGTTCTTTCTTGGGGTCCAATGGTACTTGGCCACAATAATTCTGTGATCCGCCAAGCGGTAATCGATGCAGCACAAAATGGGTTAAGTTTTGGAGCCCCCACAGAAGCAGAAGTCATTATCGCTGATTTAGTCAGTGAATTAGTGCCATCAATGGAAATGCTACGCATGGTTAACTCCGGCACTGAAGCCACTATGAGTGCCATTCGCTTAGCAAGAGGTTATACCAACCGCGACAAAATTCTTAAGTTTGAAGGTTGCTATCATGGTCATGCGGATGCACTACTGGTCAAAGCGGGTTCAGGAGCACTAACTTTTGGGGTACCTAGCTCACCAGGTATTCCGGCTGACTTCGCTAAACATACACTGACCATGGAATATAATAATATCGATTCCGTTGTTCAAGCGTTTGAACAATACCCTGACGATATAGCGTGCATTATAGTAGAACCTGTTGCCGGCAATATGAACTGTATCCCTCCTGTCGATGGCTTCTTGCAAGGTTTACGTGATGTATGTGACAAATATGGCGCCGTACTTATTTTTGATGAAGTGATGACAGGTTTTCGCGTAGCCCTTGGAGGCGCACAAGAAAAATATAATATCGTCCCAGATTTAACCTGCCTAGGTAAAGTCATTGGTGGAGGTATGCCTGTTGGCGCATTCGGTGGCAAGCGTGAAATAATGCAACAAATAGCGCCTTCTGGCCCAGTTTATCAAGCAGGTACCCTCTCAGGTAATCCAGTGGCTATGGCCGCTGGACTAGCATCATTAAATCAAGTGAAAAAGCCGGGCCTATATGATGAGTTAAGCGAAGCCACTAAAACCTTGGCTGAAGGCATAAAAGCTATCGCCACTCGTCACGGCATTCCTATGTCTATCAACTATGCTGGCAGCATGTTTGGCTTATTCTTTACTGACGTTGAGCGCGTGACGAATTACCAACAAGCTATCAATTGTAATACCGAGCAGTTTAATCATTTCTATCATGGCATGTTAGAAAACGGGGTTTACTTGGCACCTGCTTCTTATGAAGCTGGTTTTGTTTCGACCCAACACAGCCCGGAGATTATTCAACAAACTTTGGATATTGCAGATAAGGTTCTAGCAGACGTAGCCAAGAAGTTCGGTTAA
- a CDS encoding adenylate/guanylate cyclase domain-containing protein — protein MFEPIMHPLPLVLLAICALCIAIILILIGKLRTQPTVMPKPRIKPDVQSNLSPERFEQKADEALRLRHTFQKFVPKQFVDHFAKHGSSVLELGHAVEDDVAILFCDIRGFTGLSEQMSPQELMRFLNSYFLRMNDPIHLNSGFIDKFIGDAIMALFDHPGGDNEDKASDALCAALDLRYALNIYNQHRQNSDYPPIDIGVGIHFGPVVLGTVGSDDRMDTTVIGDSVNIAYRLEALAPIYHCDIVVSAQTLQQAAQPKRFTSRLLDWIKVKGRSKAIEIHEVIAHLPEDLQQQKLVNSRFIKQGLSHRFKQNWPQAIDCFEQAVALNPDDYLPRLHIKQCKHLATLTLPHDWDGTVQL, from the coding sequence ATGTTTGAACCTATCATGCACCCCTTACCCCTTGTTTTGTTAGCGATTTGTGCGCTGTGTATCGCCATTATTCTAATATTAATTGGCAAGCTGCGCACACAACCCACAGTTATGCCCAAGCCGCGCATAAAGCCTGACGTTCAAAGTAATTTATCCCCTGAACGTTTCGAGCAAAAGGCCGATGAAGCATTGCGCTTACGCCATACTTTTCAAAAATTTGTGCCTAAACAGTTTGTTGACCATTTTGCTAAACATGGCTCCAGTGTGCTTGAACTCGGTCATGCAGTAGAAGACGATGTAGCGATATTATTTTGCGATATTCGCGGCTTTACGGGCTTGTCGGAACAAATGAGTCCGCAAGAACTAATGCGCTTTTTAAATTCCTACTTCTTGCGTATGAACGACCCCATTCATCTCAATAGTGGCTTTATCGATAAATTTATTGGCGATGCTATTATGGCTTTGTTTGATCATCCCGGCGGCGATAACGAAGATAAGGCCAGTGACGCACTGTGCGCTGCGCTAGATTTACGCTATGCGCTTAATATCTATAATCAGCACCGACAAAATAGTGATTATCCTCCGATAGATATTGGTGTGGGTATTCATTTTGGCCCTGTCGTTTTAGGCACGGTGGGCTCAGATGACCGTATGGATACCACTGTTATCGGAGATAGTGTAAACATTGCCTATCGTCTTGAGGCCTTAGCCCCTATTTACCACTGCGATATTGTTGTTAGTGCACAGACATTACAACAAGCCGCGCAACCTAAGCGATTCACATCTCGGCTACTTGATTGGATAAAGGTAAAAGGAAGAAGCAAAGCAATAGAAATACACGAAGTGATCGCTCACTTACCAGAGGATTTACAACAGCAAAAGCTAGTTAATTCAAGGTTTATAAAGCAAGGACTCAGCCATCGATTCAAGCAAAATTGGCCCCAAGCAATTGACTGCTTTGAACAAGCGGTCGCACTCAATCCTGATGATTACTTACCTCGTTTGCACATTAAACAATGCAAACATTTAGCAACACTTACCTTACCTCATGATTGGGACGGCACAGTGCAATTGTAA